The Haloferax volcanii DS2 DNA segment CACACTCGACCGGACTGTTCGCCTCGCGCTCGGCGCGCTCCTCGTCGTCGGCGTCGGAAGCTACGCGGGGCTGTTCTCGCTCGGGTTCGGCCCGGTTCCCGCGGCGCTCGGTGCCGCGTTCGTCGCCGTCGCCGGCGTCGTCCTGCTCGTGACCGGGGCCGGCCGGATTTCCCCGCTGTACCTGCCGTTCGGCATCGACACGTTCGACGACCGGGACTGACGCCTGCGGCTCGCCCCGCCGCGCTCCGCTCCGTCTGCCTTTCTCGCTCCCCTAACTACAAGACACCCCACCGCGATGCGTCGGATATGCACACCGCGGAGACCGTGACGCTCACTCGCCTACCCTCCGGCGTCCCGGTACAGACGACAGTTCACACCTACGAACCAGCCGACGGGACCGACGGTCCCACGCTCTACGTGCAGGCCGCCCAGCACGGCCGGGAAATCAACGGCACCGAAGTGCTCCGCCGACTCCACGGCCACCTCGAACGCGCAGAGCTCTCGGGCCGCGTCGTCGCCGTCCCCGTGGCCGACCCGCTGACGTTCGACCGCGTCTCCTACGTCACCCCCGAGGTGCTCGACTCCGTCAACTCCAACATGAACCGCGTCTGGCCGGGCGACCCCGACGGCTCGCTGCACCAGCGCATGGCCGCGACGCTCTGGGAGTACATCAGCGACGCCGACGCCATCGTCGACCTCCACACGGGGAGTCCGGACATGCTCACCCACACGGTCTACCTCCGGGGCGACGAGGAATCCCGCGACCTCGCGCGGGCGTTCGGCGTCGACATCCTCCTCGCGGAGGCCGCCGGCGACGAAGCCGACGACGAGTGGACCGAGCGGAGCTTCGACGGCAAACTCCGCGTCGCGGCCACGAACGCGGGCATCCCCTCCATCACGCCCGAACTCGCCCACAACAAACAGCTCGTCGAGCCGGCCATCGTCGCCGGCGTCGAGGGCGTCCTCAACGTCTGCCGCGACATGGGCATCCTCTCGGGCGCGGTCGAACCGTGGGACGGCCGCACCTATCGCAACCACCTCGGCCGCGTGCAGGCCGCCGCCTCGGGCCTGTTCGTCGCCCGCGAGGACGTCGAACTCGCCCGCGAGGTCCGCCCCGGCGACCACCTCGGCTGGGTGTACGACCCGACCACCTACGAGGTGCTCCAAGAGGTCGAAGCCGAGCGCGCGGGTCTCGTCTACTCTATCGCCCGCGAGGCGACCGTCACGGCCGGCGAGACGCTCGTCGGCATCGCGCTCCCGCTGGACGACGGCGAGGGCGACGGCGAGGAAGACGACCCCTTCGACGAGGCCGACGGCGACCTCGACATCTAGAAAAAAGCCGGTCGGTCGAACGGGAGGGACCGGCGTGTCGAAGCGAAAGCGTTCGAGTCGACTGCGACTTCAGAAGTCGCGCAGGTCTTCGAGCACGGCTTCCGCGTCGCCGGAGGCGATGGTCTCGCGGGCCATCTCCAGCCCCTCGTCGATGGTTTCCGCGTCCTCGCGGGCGTAGATGCGGAGCGCCGCGTTGAGGGCGACGGCGTCGGCGAAGCGGTCCTCGCGCTCGCCGGCGAGCACGGCTTCGGTGATTTCGGCGGAGTCGCCGGCCACGTCGTCCTCGTCGACGCCGAGGTCGTCGTACTCGAAGTCCATGCCGTACTCGGCGGTCTCGATGTCGAAGTCGTCGAAGGTGGTCTCGCCGTCGTCGCCGGTGGTCCACTCGGCGACCTTCGTGTAGCCGGGGCGGATGTCGTCGTAGCCCTCCATGCCCTGGAACATGAGCACGCGGTCGAGGTCGTGGTGCTCGCTCGCCTCGAAGGTGTTGACCATCTTCTTGGCGAACGCGAGGTGGTAGAACGACCCGAGGTGAACCGAGGCGTTCGCGGGGTTGGCGATGGTCTCGATGGTGTTGACGAACGTCCGAACGCCCATGTTGTCGCGGCGCTCCCAGAGCGCGTGGATGGCGGGGTTGAACCGCGGCTGGTAGTAGAAGCCGAAGCCGGTGTCGTCGACCATGTCGGCGGACTCCTCGGGGTCGAGTTCCGTGCGGACGCCGAGTTCGTCGAGGACGTGCTTGTAGGCGTCCTGCTTCTGGGTCGGGACGCGGTCGCCGGAGTGGACGACGACGGGCGTGCCGGCCGCGGCGGCGACGACGCCGGCGGCGACGCCGAGGATGGCGGTCGTGCCCTTGCCGTCGTAGTTCGCGCCGCAGTCGACGGGGTCGGCGTCGGGTTCGGCGTACTCGACGTGCTCGGCCATCACGTCGGCGTAGGCGGCGAGTTCCTCGGCGTTGTTGTGCTTCCAGCGGTTGGCGAGCCAGAACGCGCCGAGCGTCGTGTGGTCCGGTTCGCCGGCGAGGATGCGGCGCATCGCCTCGGACGCCTGCTCGCGGGTCATGTCCTCGGCGGACTTCGTGCCCGTGCCGACGACTTCCGTCATCAGACGCTTCAGCGGCCATTCCCCGAACTCGCTTTCGACTACTGCCATGCCCCTGTGTTCGGGCGAGCGGTCAAAAAACGTCCCGTTCGGTCTCGTCGCCCGGGAGCGTCGACACCGTCCGAAAGCGATAGGCTTCCCGACTCCTAACGCCGGATAATGAGCGCGTTGTCGGATGATTGGCGGGACGCCATCGACGAGGTCGATGCGGCGCTTATCGACGGCTACCAGAGCGGCTTTCCGGTCGAGCGACGGCCGTTCCGCGTCGTCGCCGCGGAGCTAGGTATCGACGAGGACGACGCCCTCGACCGCGTCCGCCGGCTCCGCGACGACGGCGTCTTCCGGCGGTTCGGGCCGGTGCTCAACCCGCCGGTCATCGGGAGTTCGACGCTCGCGGCCGTCTCCGCGCCCGAGGAACGCTTCGACGAGGTCGCGGAGATTATCAACGGCTACCGGCAGGTGAACCACAACTACCGCCGCGCCCACGACTGGAACATGTGGTTCGTCGTCACCGCCGGCTCCCGCGAGACGCGCGACCGCATCCTCGACGAAATCGAGGAGCGCACGGGCTGCGAGGTGCTGAACCTCCCGATGCTCACCGACTACTACATCGACCTCGAATTCCCCATCGTCAACGACGACCGCTTCGCCCGCGAGAGCCTCGGCGCGACCGACGTGAGCGCCACCCGCATCTCCGAGGACGCGACCGGCGACCTCTCGGACCTCGAAGCCCGCCTGCTCGTGGAGATTCAGGGCGGTTTCCCGCTTACGAAGACGCCCTACCGCGACGTGGCCGACGCCCTCGACGCCGCGGTCGACGACGTGCTCGTCGCCGTCGAGCGCCTGCTCGCGGACGGCTGTATCAAGCGCATCGGCTGCGTCGTCAACCACATCGTCACCGGCTTTCGGAACAACTGCATGGTCGTCTGGAACGTCCCCGACGACGAACTCGACGCCCGCGGCGAGGCCGTCGGCAGCCTCCCGTACGTCACGCTCTGTTACCACCGGCCGCGCCGCCCCGAGCAGGGCTGGGAGTACAACCTGTTTACCATGATTCACGGCCGGGACGCCGACGCCGTCGACGAGAAGATAGACGAACTCGCCGCCGACCACCTGCCGTTCGACCACGAGCGACTGTACTCGACGGCGAAACTCAAGCAGACCGGCGCGCAGTACGAGAAGCTCGTGGGTTCTGACGACTGAGGACAGAACAAAATTCGCGTTTCGACGCCCGCGCCGCCGTCCGCGCCGAATCAGGCCGCTACCGCGACAGCGGCGACAGCCGGTAGAGCATCCGCGCGGCCTGCGCGACGCCCGTCTTCGCCAGCGACCCGCTTTTGAGCGCGCCGAGTTTCGCGTAGTAGCCGGACTTGAACGCGCCTTTCTTGGCGAGGAGCGCGCTCCCGAGCGCCCCGCGCTTGGCGTAGTACGCGGACTTCCGGCCGGCCGCGCCGGCGTAGTGTTTGGTGCTCGTCGGAATCGGCGTCCGGCGGCCCTGTACCTCGGTCGAGCCGCTGCGGATGGCGGTCAGGATGTCGTCGGCCGTGAGCGAAGCGCGCGACACGTCGGGGATGTCGATTTCCGTGTAGGCGCGGCCGACGTACCCGACCCGGTGGGCGTCGCTGCCGGCGACGCCTGGGTACTGGCGCTTCGCCGCGAACCGGCGGGCGCGGCGGTTCTTGTAGCCCGTGAACAGCCACGAGTTGTACGTCTCGATGGCGTCGAAGGCGTCGCCGCCCGCGGCGTCGTGATACCGGCCGAGCCGACGGCGACCGATGCCGTGTCGGCTCCGCTGGAACGGGTGGGGGACGATGGCGACGCCGCCGCGCTCGCGCACCCAGCGCGCCGTCTCGTCCAGCGGGCGACGCCGCGGCGGTAGCTCCTCCACGCCGAGCGCGAGCAGGTGGCCGTCGGCCGTCGAGACTTCCACGCCGGGGATGCCCACGAGACCGTACATGGGGGCGAGTTGCGCCGCTCGGAGCGACTCGTCGATGACGTCGTGGTCGGTGACGACGACGGCGTCCAACCCGATTTCGGCGGCCTGCTCCAAGATGAGCTCCACCGAGTCGTGCGCGTCGTACGAGCCTTCCGAGTGTACGTGGGGGTCGATGCGGACGGTCAGCGCGGACACGACTCCTCGTTAGGCTTCGGCAACGAAAAAGACACGCCCGAATCGTGCTAGCTCGCGGCACTCCCAGCGGACGGCGTCTCAGTCGGGGCAGACACGGTACTCCGGCGGCGGAAACGTCGAACTGTGTCCGCGGGCGCTACTGCTCGGCGATTCGCTCGCCCGCGTCGACGCCGCTCCAGAGCGCGGCGTGGACCCGGCCCTCACCGACCGTCCAGTCGCCAGCGAAGTAGAGGCCGTGAGACTCCCCGCGGCGGAGTATCTCGCGGTCGGCGACGCCGTCGGGCAGCGCGTACCGCCAGCCCTGGTCGTCCACCCAGTCGGGGTCGCGCAGGCGCTCGTCGCCGAGGAGTCCAGCGACCATCCCCGCGACCTCGTCGGCCGCGTCAGAGAGCGGGTCGTCGTAGTGCGCCTCGGACCACTCGGGGCTCGGTTGGACGACGAGCAGGCTCTCGCCGTCGGGGACGTGGCCCTCCTTGCACTCCTCGCGGGCGACCCAGCCGACCGGGTGGGTCTTGTCGGTGTTGACGAGCGCGTACCACGGCTCCTCGCGCTCGAAGGGGTAGTGGAGGACGACGGTTCGAATCGTCCGGTGCTCGACGCTCCCGATGGCCTCGCGGAGCGCGACCATGCACTGGTCGCCCCAGCCCATCTCGGTGAGAATCCCGGCCGTCTGCGGGGCCGGCGGCGTCAGGAGCACCGAGTCGAACGGGCCGTGGCGCGTCCCCGCCTCGTCGACGACGGACCAGTAGCCGCTGTCGGGGTTGTGGTCGATTGCGGCGACGCGCGTCTCCCGCTCGACGGTCGCGTCGGTCTCCGCGAGCAGGCGCTTCGCCAGTTGGGTGATGCCCTCGGTCCACGTCCACTTGTGTTGGTCGCGGTCGTCGCCCTCGGAGACGACGCCGTCGCCGTCGAACGTCCAGACCGGCTCTTCGATGTCGACCAGCCCCTCTGTTCCCAGTCCGCGGACGAGCCGTTCGGTGCGGCGGTCGTAGTCTTTCACGTAGTTCGCGCCGTGGTCGTACCGACAGCCGTGTCGGCGGCGCGTCGCGGCGCGCCCGCACACCCCGCGGCTCTTCTCGAGAATCGTGACGTTCGCGTTCGCCTCGCGGAGCGCGTAGGCCGCGCCAGCCCCAGCGGCCCCGGCTCCGACGATGCACACGTCGCGAGTCATCTCGCCACCCCGCGTGTGAGTCCAGCCAGCATCGGTCAGACGTGAGGCTTCGAGGCGCTAAAAGACTCGCAACGCGGCGTGATTGGTGACCGTGTTCGCGCCCGCGACCGCGCCCGGAGGCGAAAACGATTCACGTCGCGCCGCCGGAGTCCGTGTATGTACGACTCGGTCATCTTCGACCACGACGGCGTGTTGACGACGCTCGTCGCACTCCCTCCCCTCCGCGACGCGACGTGGGACGCCTTCGACGAACTCGGCGTTTCGGACCCCGACCCGGACCACGTCGAGCAGGTGGTCATCCACGTCACGCCCGAGGACGTGCGCGCCGCCGCCGAGCCCTACGGCCTCGACCCCGAGGCGCTGTTCCGCGTCCGCGACGAACGCCAGTCGGCCGCCCAACGGCGGGCCATCGCCGACGGCCGGAAAGTCCCCTACGACGACTTCGACGCGCTCCGCCGCATCGACGCCCCGATGGGCATCGTCTCCAGCAACCAGCAGGCGACCATCGACTTCGTCGTCGACCACCTCGACGCCGCGGACCTGTTCGGCACCGCCTACGGCCGCGAGCCCTCGATGACGAGCCTCCACCGCAAGAAACCCGAACCCTACTACCTCGAACGCGCCATGGCCGACCTCGGCGTCGAGTCGCCGCTGTTCGTCGGCGACAGCGACAGCGACATCGCCGCCGCCGAGGCCGCGGGCGTCGATTCCGCGTTCATCTGTCGGGGCCACCGCGCCGACCACACGCCGACGCCCGACCCGACCCACGAAATCGCCGGCCTCGACGACCTGCTCGAACTCGACGGCGTCCCGGTCGCGGCCGGCGAGGCGGGCGCGTCCGCACCGTCCGACCCCGCGGCCGACGGCGGCCGCGAGGGCGGAGCGTCGTCCCGATGACCGCCTCGCTCCCCCGCATCGGTCTCGGGACGATGGGCCTCGACACGCCCGACGAGGCCGCCGCCGTGACGACGGCGCTGGAGTTGGGTTACCGACACGTCGACACCGCGCAGATTTACGGGAACGAGGCGGTCGTCGGCGACGCGCTCGCGGCCGCCGACGTCCCCCGTGAGGACGTGACGCTCGCCACCAGGGTCTGGGCGGACAGCCTCGCGCCCGCCGACGTGCGCCGGACGACCCGCGAGAGCCTCGAAAAGCTCGGAACCGACTCCGTCGACCTCCTGTACGTCCACCGCCCCATCGACACTTACGACCCCGAGGCGACGCTTGCGGCCTTCGACGAACTCGTCGACGACGGCCTCGCCCGTGGGGTCGGCGTGAGCAACTTCACCGCCGCCGAGTTGGACGAGGCGCTCGACCTGCTCGACGCACCGCTCGTCGCTCACCAGACGGAGTACCACCCGCTGTTCCAGCGCTCCGAACTCCTCGACCACGCCGAGGAACGCGGCTACGACGTGGTCGCGTACTCGCCGCTTTCGGGAGGCCGCGTCCGCGACGTGGACGAAGTCGTCGCGGTCGCGGAGAAACACGACGCGACGCCCGAGGCGGTGAGCCTCGCGTGGCTGGCCGCGAAGGGGCTGTGTCCCATCCCGAAGGCGTCGAGCGAGCGCCACCTCCGGGCGAACCTCGACGCCGTCTCGCTGGAACTCGACGCGGCCGACGTGGCGGCCATCGACAGTATCGAATCTGAAGTCGAACTGTTTCCCGAGTGACGATTCAGCCGCTCGGTGCCGTCTCGAAGTCTCAATTTCGATACCGGTCCCGGAACGATTATAACACGGCGGGCGAGTGTCCGACCATGCGGATTCCGAGTGGGGTAAGCGGGTTCGACGAGCTCATTCAGGGTGGCTTCCTTCCGCGCCGACTGTACGCCCTGAGCGGACCGCCGGGGAGCGGAAAGACGACGTTCACGGCGCAGTTCATGGCCGAGGGACTTCGTAACGGCGAGAAGTGTATGTACATCACCATGCACGAGACCGAAGACGAACTCGTCAACGACATGTCGAGTTTCGACTTCGGCTTCGAGACGCTCGCTAGTTCCGAGGGCTTTCGCTTCATCAACCTCGTGAGCCCGAAGGGGAAACACATCCTCAATCAGTTCTCACAGACCGGAGGGTCGTCGAGCGTCCAGAGCCTCACCGACAAAATCGTCGCGTTCGTCAACTCCCGGCAGGTCGACCGCCTCGTCATCGACTCGACGATGCTGCTTCGGCTGTTTTTCGCCAACGGCTCCGAGGAGATGACGCGGTTTCTGACGGCGCTCAAGCAGGGCGACGCCACGACGCTTCTCATCTCCGAGATGACGGACCCCTCGTCGTACTCCGACGAGCACTTCCTCGCCCACGGCGTGGTGTTCTTCCACAACTATCTGGAGGCGACGGGGATGACACGCGGCATTCAGGTCATCAAGATGCGCGGAACGAACATCGACTGCGACATCCGGTCGCTCGAGTTCACCGACAACGGACTGGTCGTCGACCCCCGGTCGAAGGTCGACCTCTGAGGTAACAACAATGTACGAACGGGTCTTCGGAACGGACTGGCGGACGATTTCGGACGAGGAGGCCATCCGCCGGATGTACGCCCTCGGCGTCTCCAGCGCGCTCGGCCACCCGAACCGCGGGGAGTTCGAGCGCATCCGCCGGCAGGCCGGCACCGCCTACGGTCGGAGCGTCCTCCAGCTCGCCTTCGAGGAGGGCAAACAACGCGTCGCCCGCAACGAGTCGGAGTACGACTCGAAACAGGACGTGTGGGAGGCGCTCGTCGACGAGGAGACGACGCCCGCCACGACGGGTCGCGCCGACGTGACGATGCAGAAGCCGACGGACAAACAGGGCATCCCCGCCGCCGTCGGTCGGGCGTCCGCCCTCGACGGCGGCGGCGACGACTTCTCTCGGATTCGGCTGCCGGAGTTCCTCCGACGCGGGTAGCCGGCCACACGGCCGACGCGGGTAGCCGACGAACCTTTGGGCGTCCGAACCTTCTCTCGACGCATGAGCGACAGCGAATTCAGCCTCTCCGAGTCCGAGTGGCGCGAGCGACTCTCGGAGGACGCCTATCGCGTCCTCCGCGAACAGGGGACCGAGCCGCGGTTCTCCGGCGAGCACGTCGACCGGAGCGACGACGGCGTCTACCGATGCGCCGGCTGCGGGGCCGAGCTGTTCGACTCGGAGACGAAGTACGACTCGAACTGCGGGTGGCCGAGCTTCTACGCCGCCGAGGACTCGAACATCGAGCTTCGGCGCGACCTGAGCCACGGCATGGACCGCACCGAGGTCGTCTGTTCGACCTGCGACGGCCACCTCGGGCACGTCTTCGACGACGGACCGGAGCCGACCGGCAAGCGCTTCTGTATCAACTCGGTCGCGCTCGACTTCGAGGCGGACGAGAACTAAGCGCCGACAGAACCAGAACGCCGAACCACCGAACACCACCCCGCCTTCCTCACGCCGAACTCTGGTACGTGAGGAACGTCACGGCGACGGCCGCAAACAGGTCGGGCAGGAACGTGAAGGGTCCCAGCCCGCTGCCTCTGAACCCGAGGAACAGCGATGCCAGCGGGTTCGACGTGAGTGCGTACAGGAGCAGCGCCGCCGTAAAGAGGAGTAAGCTCAGCGTAAAGCGGTTCGGCAGCTCCCGGTAGAGCATCGCGTAGGTGCCCGCGAGGAAGCCGAGCGCGACGAGGTTGTACGTCGAGACGAACAGCTTCAACTGGATGAACAGGTCCGGGATGGGCGGACCGCCGTGGCCGCCCGGCTTGTGCGGGCCGAACAGGTCGGGGGCGAACCACGCCACGAGGTCGGGCGTGAACCACGTCACGAGCGCCGCGATGGCGAGCGAGACGCCCACGACGACCGCGGTCCGCCGAACCGGGTCGCGGTTGGACGTGTCGCTCACGCGTCGTCACCTCCGACCGTCACGTCGTCTAAGTCGGCCTTTCGAGCCACCTCGTCGAGTACGTCGAGGTTGGCTTCCATCTGGTCGGTCAGAAAGTACGTCTTTCCGTAGTTGTCACCCATAGTCATCAACACGTTGTTCTCGACGAGGAGTTCCAAGTGGTGCTGTGTGGTCTTGTAGTCGAGGTCGAGTTCGTTCGAGAGTTGGTTGGCGTTCATCGGCATGTCGTCGAGCGCGCGGATAATTCGCAGGCGGTTTCGTCCCCCGCGCGACCCGCCGATAAGCCACCACAGCACACGTCGCATCCGGCTAACTCGTCAAATCCGGACGTAATAAAACGGCAGGCCTCGACTCCGCGACTTCGGCGGCCCGCAGTGGAGTCGTGTGTGGCGGGAGTCGGGCGAGTGGATGTGTTCGGCATGGGGACTGAGGGAGTGCGTCGGTCGCGTTGGGGGGCGGTCGTCAGCGAGGGACACGGGGGCGTCAGCGAGGGACACGGGGGTTAGTTACCGCGCGGCCCGAAGCCGCCGGGTGCGCCGGGGCCGCCCGCGTGTTGTCGTGGGCCGCCACCGCCGTCGCAGGCGAGCGTCGACGTGTCGACGCCGAACTCGGTGAGTTGCTCGTCGACGGCGGTCCGAATCTCCTCGGCCGTCGCGCCGTCGTCGCGCATGTCGGCGACGAGCGTCCAAACCTCGTCGGTCTGCTCGTCGGTCAGGTCGTAGCGGTCTTGCAGGCGGTCGCCCGGGGCGTATCGGGTTTCGTTCGCGGACCCGTTGAACGGGCCGTGCCAGCCGCCGGCGGCTCGGACGGCGGTCCCGTCGGTCGCGTAGACGGTCTCCGAGGCGTGGGTCTGGGCCGCGAGGCCGCCGGCGGCGGCAACCGTCCCCGCGAAGACGAGCGAGGCGACGACGAACGCCACCCCGAGCGTTGTGAGTCTGTTCATGATTCGTTCCTCGTCTGTCCGGTCGTTGGGCGGTTAAAAGAGGATTTTCCGAACTCGAACACGAGTCGGTCGTGAATCCGCCCGGGGTTAGGCCCAAATCACGCCGAAAACCGCTCGCCCGGCGCGGACGAACTGCCGGCGCGCACGACGCATCGAGAAGCCCGCTTTCGCGGCGGTAGGACGGGTCTAACGCACACTCCTTGTGGGTAGTCGACACGTACCAAACTAGGGTGGCAACGTACGTGCTGTATGTCTCGCAGCTACCCGGCCAGTCGTCACCCGACACGGCGGGGCCCGCCGTTCACGCCGTACGCCCTCGTCGTCGCCGGTCTCGTGACGTTCTGTATCGCCGTCCTCGCTCCCGTCGCCGACCTCTCGGCGGGCCTGACGGTGATGAACGTCGCCGTCAGCGGGGCGACCCCGGCGTTCGACGGCGGCACGCTGGTCCTCAGCGGCGGCCTGCTGCTCATCAGCGCCGCCTCGACGTTCTTCGGCGTCCTCCTGTTGCTCCTTCGGCTCTGAATCGCGGTTTGACCCCGGGGCACGCGGCGAGACTCGAAGGTCGGTCGAACTCGGGAAACCGCAGAAGAGTACGCGAGACGCGGGACCTCGGAACCCGCTTCGGTGGTGCGACGTGTTCGCCCACCCGGCGCGGCCGGATTACTGTCGTTCGATGGGGGTGGCGAGCACGGGTATCTTCGACTGGACGACGACCGACCGCGAGACGCTTCCGAGGATGTTGTCCTCGAACCGGGCGTGGGTGCCCATCGAGATGAGCGCCGCGTCTATCTCCTCGGCGAACGCGAGAATCTCCTCGGCCGGGTCGCCGCGGCGGAGTTCGGTGGCGGCGTCGACGCCGTACTCGGCCATCGTCTCGGCGGCCTCGGTGAGCGCGGCCTCGCCCTGCGACCTGAGTTCCTCGTACACCTCGTCGACGCGCTCGTCGGCGAGCGTCAAGAAGGCTCGTTCGTCGACGACGTAGAGCAGGGAGACGGCGGCGTCGCGCTCTGCGGCGAGTTCCGCGGCGTCTTCGACGACCGGCTGCATCGAGTCGCTCCCGTCTATCGGCACGAGGATTGTGTCGTACATCAACTGGGGATTAGGCGGGGACAGTATCACCCTCTTCGCCAGTTCCCGCGCGATGGGAACTACGCGGGACGAGTCTCGACCGGGGAGACGCGATTCCGGAGACGGGTGCGGTGCAGGCGGCTACCCGTCATCGGTCGCGTCGTCGGTCTCGTTTTCGGTGTCTACGTCATTCTCCGGTTCGGTATCACCGTCCGCGGCCTGTTGCTCGGCGTACCGCTCGGCCCGCCGTTTCCAGTCGGTGACCCGCCGCGCCGACACGTCCGCGGCGGCGGCGAGTTCCTCGTCCGACGCCTCGCGGAGCGCCGTCACGGTGTGGATGCCCGCCGTCCGGAGCCGGGTCGCGTACGCCTCGCCGATGCCGCGGATGTTCCGCGGGTCCTCGGGGTCGCGTGCTTCTTCGGCCTCCTCGGCATCGACGCCGCCAGCCGAGACGACCGCCGCGAGCTGTTCGGTCATCGCGTCCACCCGGCCGTCGAGACCGTCAACTCGGCCGTCGATTTCGTCGATGCGCGCCGCGAGGTCGTCGTGAGTGTGCTCGGTCTCCCGGTCGGCGACGCCGGTCACGCCGGCCACGTCCGGGTCGACCCCGGCTTCGACGGTGGTCCGGTCGGAGTCGTCGCTGCCGCTGTCGTCTGTCTCGCCGTCGCCGGCCTCGTGTTCGTCTCCGGCATCGTCGGCTTCGCCCTCGTTTTCGTCTTCGTCACCTTCGGACGCGTCGTCCGCATCGGTGTCGGCGTCGTCGTCTTCGGGCTCGTCTCCGTTGCCGTCGTCCGCATCGGCGAGCGAATCGCCCGGTGCCACGTCGTCGGGGAGGACGTAGACCAGCGCGTCCGCCGGCACGTAGCCGACGACCTGTTTGCGCTTCCTGTCTGCGGTGAGGACGACCCCGCCGGAGTCGAGCGCCTTGTAGCCGCCGCACTCGAAGCTGGTTCCGTCTGTGAGACACACTTTCATAATCAATCATTGGATTCGGGGCAGAATGAGTGTTGCCGCTCCCGTTGTGTGAGAACGAACGGCGGTTTTTCACCGATTCCGCGCCGATATTCGGGCATGATCCGAGCCCTGTTGGCGGCGTTCGGTCTGGTGGAACTGCTCGTTCCGGATAAACTAGTCGCCGTGATGACGCGCCTCGCCTACGAGGACGGCGGCGAGATGACGGCGAAACCGTGGGTGACGACGGCGGCGCGCGTCGAGGGAGCGGTGCTCCTGTTGGTCGCGCTCGTCGGCCTCCGCGGTCGGTGCGGCGGTGACGGCGACGACGCATAACTGCGTCTCGCGGGCGTCGCGACGCCGGTAATCCGGCCCGCGAAAGAAGCGACCGCGGCGAGAGAATATGAGACTGTGCGCAGCAGTCGGTCGCCGAGCGACTCGTGGTCCGGCGCGTCAGCGCGTCGGCGCGACGCGTGCGACCGATTCAGGCGAGTCGCGCGAACGCGAGCGACCCGCTCGTGTTCTTGATGTAGATGCGGACGGTCTGTCCTTCCTGCGCGCCGGGCACGAAGATGGTGTACTTCCCGCGCTGGGCGACGCCGTCGCCCTTGCGGCCGGTCCCGGT contains these protein-coding regions:
- a CDS encoding YgaP family membrane protein gives rise to the protein MIRNVGTLDRTVRLALGALLVVGVGSYAGLFSLGFGPVPAALGAAFVAVAGVVLLVTGAGRISPLYLPFGIDTFDDRD
- a CDS encoding succinylglutamate desuccinylase/aspartoacylase family protein, with the translated sequence MHTAETVTLTRLPSGVPVQTTVHTYEPADGTDGPTLYVQAAQHGREINGTEVLRRLHGHLERAELSGRVVAVPVADPLTFDRVSYVTPEVLDSVNSNMNRVWPGDPDGSLHQRMAATLWEYISDADAIVDLHTGSPDMLTHTVYLRGDEESRDLARAFGVDILLAEAAGDEADDEWTERSFDGKLRVAATNAGIPSITPELAHNKQLVEPAIVAGVEGVLNVCRDMGILSGAVEPWDGRTYRNHLGRVQAAASGLFVAREDVELAREVRPGDHLGWVYDPTTYEVLQEVEAERAGLVYSIAREATVTAGETLVGIALPLDDGEGDGEEDDPFDEADGDLDI
- a CDS encoding anthranilate phosphoribosyltransferase, with the translated sequence MAVVESEFGEWPLKRLMTEVVGTGTKSAEDMTREQASEAMRRILAGEPDHTTLGAFWLANRWKHNNAEELAAYADVMAEHVEYAEPDADPVDCGANYDGKGTTAILGVAAGVVAAAAGTPVVVHSGDRVPTQKQDAYKHVLDELGVRTELDPEESADMVDDTGFGFYYQPRFNPAIHALWERRDNMGVRTFVNTIETIANPANASVHLGSFYHLAFAKKMVNTFEASEHHDLDRVLMFQGMEGYDDIRPGYTKVAEWTTGDDGETTFDDFDIETAEYGMDFEYDDLGVDEDDVAGDSAEITEAVLAGEREDRFADAVALNAALRIYAREDAETIDEGLEMARETIASGDAEAVLEDLRDF
- the ahbB gene encoding siroheme decarboxylase subunit beta; protein product: MSALSDDWRDAIDEVDAALIDGYQSGFPVERRPFRVVAAELGIDEDDALDRVRRLRDDGVFRRFGPVLNPPVIGSSTLAAVSAPEERFDEVAEIINGYRQVNHNYRRAHDWNMWFVVTAGSRETRDRILDEIEERTGCEVLNLPMLTDYYIDLEFPIVNDDRFARESLGATDVSATRISEDATGDLSDLEARLLVEIQGGFPLTKTPYRDVADALDAAVDDVLVAVERLLADGCIKRIGCVVNHIVTGFRNNCMVVWNVPDDELDARGEAVGSLPYVTLCYHRPRRPEQGWEYNLFTMIHGRDADAVDEKIDELAADHLPFDHERLYSTAKLKQTGAQYEKLVGSDD
- a CDS encoding CehA/McbA family metallohydrolase, with product MSALTVRIDPHVHSEGSYDAHDSVELILEQAAEIGLDAVVVTDHDVIDESLRAAQLAPMYGLVGIPGVEVSTADGHLLALGVEELPPRRRPLDETARWVRERGGVAIVPHPFQRSRHGIGRRRLGRYHDAAGGDAFDAIETYNSWLFTGYKNRRARRFAAKRQYPGVAGSDAHRVGYVGRAYTEIDIPDVSRASLTADDILTAIRSGSTEVQGRRTPIPTSTKHYAGAAGRKSAYYAKRGALGSALLAKKGAFKSGYYAKLGALKSGSLAKTGVAQAARMLYRLSPLSR
- a CDS encoding NAD(P)/FAD-dependent oxidoreductase; this translates as MTRDVCIVGAGAAGAGAAYALREANANVTILEKSRGVCGRAATRRRHGCRYDHGANYVKDYDRRTERLVRGLGTEGLVDIEEPVWTFDGDGVVSEGDDRDQHKWTWTEGITQLAKRLLAETDATVERETRVAAIDHNPDSGYWSVVDEAGTRHGPFDSVLLTPPAPQTAGILTEMGWGDQCMVALREAIGSVEHRTIRTVVLHYPFEREEPWYALVNTDKTHPVGWVAREECKEGHVPDGESLLVVQPSPEWSEAHYDDPLSDAADEVAGMVAGLLGDERLRDPDWVDDQGWRYALPDGVADREILRRGESHGLYFAGDWTVGEGRVHAALWSGVDAGERIAEQ
- a CDS encoding HAD family hydrolase; the protein is MYDSVIFDHDGVLTTLVALPPLRDATWDAFDELGVSDPDPDHVEQVVIHVTPEDVRAAAEPYGLDPEALFRVRDERQSAAQRRAIADGRKVPYDDFDALRRIDAPMGIVSSNQQATIDFVVDHLDAADLFGTAYGREPSMTSLHRKKPEPYYLERAMADLGVESPLFVGDSDSDIAAAEAAGVDSAFICRGHRADHTPTPDPTHEIAGLDDLLELDGVPVAAGEAGASAPSDPAADGGREGGASSR
- a CDS encoding aldo/keto reductase yields the protein MTASLPRIGLGTMGLDTPDEAAAVTTALELGYRHVDTAQIYGNEAVVGDALAAADVPREDVTLATRVWADSLAPADVRRTTRESLEKLGTDSVDLLYVHRPIDTYDPEATLAAFDELVDDGLARGVGVSNFTAAELDEALDLLDAPLVAHQTEYHPLFQRSELLDHAEERGYDVVAYSPLSGGRVRDVDEVVAVAEKHDATPEAVSLAWLAAKGLCPIPKASSERHLRANLDAVSLELDAADVAAIDSIESEVELFPE